A stretch of the Chanos chanos chromosome 1, fChaCha1.1, whole genome shotgun sequence genome encodes the following:
- the ikbip gene encoding inhibitor of nuclear factor kappa-B kinase-interacting protein isoform X2: protein MANSEIKQRKTNSAHKQNRGPSDTLKSDSGEETKKVGVTGKKTDIKGTSSHSSFDFRVVLCMLSVTACIVLAWVVLQQNARIGDVEERYKLLYEKSAGVLELETNFVEVSKKCENVQAMLRSLEDQVPWSHMEGLEQEVLQLKEWSSGLTKKWRQLEENLTGLSLAVKGIEDRTSAISNDITAKVASVRTDVRRMAGLESEVQTLLAQTGELEEKVSQAERLMIKRIGDLLAGSIDRISSLKTKAEKNSQSLEQMRKSIPQLIAADKQLSERILSVESGRAKLIKTVTFASDLKPKVFSIKKGFALLEPQLADLTLRIGRLAEDIMQREEDIAQVKESLANFTAVQADLMKVKEELTQVPDLSDTLHQNDARDTLVHTHKPEA from the exons ATGGCAAATAGTGAGATAAAACAACGAAAGACAAATTCTGCACATAAACAAAATAGGGGACCGAGCGACACGTTAAAATCTGACTCTGGAGAAGAAACCAAGAAAGTCGGAGTAACGGGGAAAAAAACGGATATAAAGGGAACTTCCTCCCATTCCTCCTTCGATTTCAGAGTGGTACTTTGTATGTTATCTGTGACCGCCTGCATTGTACTCGCATG GGTTGTTCTTCAGCAAAACGCGAGAATAGGAGATGTTGAGGAAAGGTACAAACTTCTGTATGAGAAGTCAGCTGGTGTCCTAGAACTGGAGACGAATTTTGTTGAAGTTTCTAAAAAG TGTGAGAATGTCCAGGCCATGCTGAGGAGTCTGGAAGACCAAGTACCATGGTCCCACATGGAAGGTCTGGAGCAAGAGGTGCTTCAACTGAAGGAATGGTCTTCAGGGTTGACAAAGAAATGGCGACAACTTGAGGAGAATCTGACTGGACTATCACTGGCTGTGAAAGGCATTGAGGATCGGACTTCTGCCATCTCCAATGACATTACAGCCAAAGTAGCCTCTGTGCGCACTGATGTAAGGCGGATGGCAGGACTGGAGTCAGAAGTACAGACTCTCTTAGCCCAGACAGGTGAGCTTGAAGAGAAAGTGTCCCAGGCTGAGAGGCTCATGATCAAGCGTATTGGAGACCTGCTGGCTGGGAGCATTGACCGCATCTCTAGTTTGAAAACTAAGGCTGAGAAAAATTCTCAGAGTCTGGAACAGATGCGCAAAAGCATCCCTCAGCTCATCGCTGCTGACAAACAGCTGTCCGAACGCATCTTGTCTGTAGAGAGTGGTCGAGCCAaactcattaaaacagtgacctttGCTAGTGACCTCAAACCCAAGGTGTTTTCCATCAAAAAGGGATTTGCCTTACTAGAGCCTCAGTTGGCTGATTTGACATTGAGGATTGGAAGGCTGGCTGAAGACATaatgcagagggaagaagataTTGCTCAGGTAAAGGAAAGCTTAGCCAACTTCACTGCTGTTCAGGCAGATCTTATGAAGGTTAAAGAGGAGCTGACACAAGTACCAGACCTCAGTGACACACTACACCAAAATGATGCAAGAGACACACTGGTCCATACCCACAAGCCTGAGGCGTAG
- the ikbip gene encoding inhibitor of nuclear factor kappa-B kinase-interacting protein isoform X1 produces MANSEIKQRKTNSAHKQNRGPSDTLKSDSGEETKKVGVTGKKTDIKGTSSHSSFDFRVVLCMLSVTACIVLAWVVLQQNARIGDVEERYKLLYEKSAGVLELETNFVEVSKKLEVSEDNLKGALSSISLITKLKQDITSLFGIITSMQKEQHSASLDIQNINTHFLNVTERWQGSLTSVTNDLMTLKAESRSVHGRMTEQINEAEGRLRALTEQLEELEDSTRRNARAFERTEEEDAQRTQDQLDWNTRQVHRLQEQLSHLVKHDVELRERLEEYLPRAQQCEGHLPAVEEAVRSILRLGSELSSAERRLEELTLQVLGTEDSMLKALSEILELRQMLDTMQVDNSVLKVRNELGVVMETVRELKWVDRELTKSDSGILESMTDELKVSDYNSVDPQ; encoded by the exons ATGGCAAATAGTGAGATAAAACAACGAAAGACAAATTCTGCACATAAACAAAATAGGGGACCGAGCGACACGTTAAAATCTGACTCTGGAGAAGAAACCAAGAAAGTCGGAGTAACGGGGAAAAAAACGGATATAAAGGGAACTTCCTCCCATTCCTCCTTCGATTTCAGAGTGGTACTTTGTATGTTATCTGTGACCGCCTGCATTGTACTCGCATG GGTTGTTCTTCAGCAAAACGCGAGAATAGGAGATGTTGAGGAAAGGTACAAACTTCTGTATGAGAAGTCAGCTGGTGTCCTAGAACTGGAGACGAATTTTGTTGAAGTTTCTAAAAAG CTGGAAGTTTCTGAGGACAACCTGAAAGGAGCACTGTCTTCCATCTCTCTGATAACCAAGCTGAAACAAGACATCACTTCCCTCTTTGGCATCATCACATCCATGCAGAAAGAGCAGCACTCAGCCTCTCTTGACATCCAAAATATCAACACACACTTCCTGAATGTGACTGAGAGATGGCAGGGCAGCCTGACTTCAGTGACCAATGACCTGATGACCCTGAAGGCTGAGTCACGCTCTGTGCATGGGCGCATGACGGAGCAGATAAATGAGGCAGAGGGGCGTCTGCGTGCGCTGACGGAGCAGTTGGAGGAGTTGGAGGACAGCACACGTAGGAACGCCCGTGCTTTTGAACGCACTGAGGAGGAGGACGCTCAGCGAACTCAGGACCAGCTGGACTGGAACACACGCCAGGTGCACAGACTGCAGGAGCAGCTTAGTCATCTGGTAAAACATGATGTGGAGCTTCGGGAGAGACTGGAGGAGTACCTGCCCCGTGCCCAGCAGTGTGAGGGTCACCTGCCAGCTGTGGAGGAGGCAGTGCGCTCCATCCTGCGGCTGGGGTCGGAACTGAGCTCAGCAGAGAGGAGACTGGAGGAGCTCACCCTGCAGGTACTCGGCACAGAGGACAGCATGCTGAAGGCTTTGTCAGAGATCCTGGAACTCAGGCAGATGCTGGATACCATGCAGGTAGACAACAGTGTTCTGAAGGTCAGGAATGAGCTTggggttgtcatggaaacagtgagagagctgAAATGGGTGGACAGAGAACTGACCAAGAGTGACTCTGGAATTTTGGAGAGTATGACAGATGAGCTGAAAGTTTCAGATTATAACTCAGTAGATCCTCAGTAG
- the ckap4 gene encoding cytoskeleton-associated protein 4 — protein MTTKHRAKNNANSNDKSSSSHQDDVAKKNPKPSKADGSSVRSSGSGSGNITKILAALCYLVLVVGAGFASFYLQQVLEEVNQIRNRNEESVQKSAEMTQRVEYALQQVNSLKGSLEGLESALGSVQTELKGTRQLVHKGEAETRRVEEALQKLQNEILRDLSEGIREVKEARERDFSSLEHTVEERLAELSRSIADSIAEFTEAQGEAQGQLQELKAKVEGHEDPTLLKQELTAITNAVAELHTANQVAEGNTGVLQEQIATVRAELQTRNKEVVSISEEIDSVRSLVQGTASALRQEVSEAQIRVQAMTDRVQSLQNGQEQFSESLQSLEKDLREEDSKVEKRVDELEVRLKVAEENGEALATSGSEQNSRLEALLSKYDSHESSLTAQGQAAERSRQALQSELEGLKSSLAEIYSTLTTLDSTKTKLEAVEEKLDDLGDTTIFSQTVKDLQALRTTVDSLVAKTDQLESHERAISALQSALKKTKSTAEGHQK, from the exons ATGACTACTAAACACAGAGCTAAGAACAACGCAAACTCGAACGACAAAAGTTCTTCTTCACATCAAGATGACGTGGcaaagaaaaacccaaaacccagTAAAGCGGACGGATCTTCAGTTCGGAGTTCTGGCTCGGGCTCGGGAAACATAACCAAAATTTTGGCTGCGCTTTGTTATCTCGTTTTAGTAGTTGGAGCGGGGTTTGCATCCTTTTATCTTCAGCAAGTGCTTGAAGAAGTCAACCAAATCAGGAATAGAAACGAAGAATCCGTACAAAAAAGTGCAGAGATGACGCAGAGAGTGGAATATGCACTTCAGCAG GTGAATTCTTTGAAAGGATCCTTGGAAGGGTTGGAGTCAGCCCTGGGCAGTGTACAGACGGAATTGAAGGGAACCAGACAGTTGGTGCAtaagggtgaagcagagacACGAAGGGTGGAGGAAGCACTACAGAAGCTGCAGAATGAGATCCTGCGTGATCTCTCTGAGGGCATCCGGGAGGTAAAGGAGGCAAGGGAACGAGACTTCTCATCTCTGGAGCACACGGTGGAAGAGAGGCTGGCTGAGCTCAGCCGCTCCATTGCCGACAGCATAGCTGAATTCACTGAGGCCCAAGGGGAGGCGCAGGGCCAGCTGCAGGAGCTTAAAGCCAAGGTGGAGGGGCATGAGGACCCCACACTGCTGAAACAGGAGCTTACAGCCATTACCAACGCTGTGGCCGAGCTCCACACTGCCAACCAAGTTGCGGAGGGCAACACTGGTGTACTTCAGGAACAGATTGCTACAGTAAGGGCAGAGCTCCAGACTAGGAACAAGGAAGTGGTGTCTATATCAGAGGAGATTGATTCGGTGAGATCCCTAGTGCAAGGCACAGCAAGTGCACTGAGGCAAGAGGTGTCAGAGGCACAGATCAGAGTCCAGGCCATGACTGACAGAGTCCAGAGCCTGCAGAATGGGCAAGAACAGTTCAGCGAGAGTCTCCAAAGCCTGGAGAAGGATCTGAGAGAGGAAGATTCAAAAGTGGAGAAGAGAGTAGATGAACTGGAAGTTAGGCTGAAGGTGgcagaggagaatggagaagCACTGGCAACCTCCGGCTCTGAGCAGAACAGCAGGCTAGAAGCCCTCCTCTCTAAATATGACTCTCATGAGAGCTCGCTGACTGCTCAGGGACAGGCAGCAGAAAGAAGCAGGCAAGCTCTGCAGTCAGAACTGGAAGGACTGAAGAGCAGCCTGGCAGAGATTTATAGCACTCTGACCACACTGGACAGCACTAAGACCAAATTAGAAGCTGTGGAAGAGAAACTAGATGATCTTGGAGACACCACAATTTTCAGCCAGACAGTTAAAGACCTGCAAGCACTCAGAACCACTGTGGACAGCCTGGTGGCCAAAACTGACCAGCTGGAGAGTCATGAAAGGGCGATTTCTGCCCTACAAAGTGCACTGAAGAAGACCAAAAGTACAGCAGAAGGTcaccaaaaatga
- the terfa gene encoding telomeric repeat binding factor a — MATSKYSGLKRLADEKIINRWNLEFYIYTALDVFRDGDYAAFCQIRSIIDSLTVRPIDGNGDLIVKLLFTQFLSRINDGDKLDRTFQNTLLPLESALLVLDRIGEEVDVQQQDIERVRNSIKEMLVILCIRSKEFNKASDMLLKHFNKGLDCGREVTFFTSLIQRKCSSHPRLDKISYEDFKQDMLDFIERLHTIPEPFLIKNVRKFRDVRAENLQTSTKDGASQELQNNQRSTPMPRSSTDSEQLSVSMLRKVYMVLAEKQGVAIPFSQLLDEVEKEAEEESGNPYSQELVLQLSESPLEELEVAENHLEEEPHEQQNTAQHLLRPSTSDQCTDTSALNTDLDSSMETAVEHISESPKSTPAESLSADPLQDKSTDPDPHQASMQHDAGSRSDISVQSQSIDPDMQAESVCAVEVCPEDVACLKSVSVTVPRLVMEDDSHTSESEFVSPHQPSTPVRQESVGLDPLSSLPTVSPPVRTLRNRAAKSPRRQTDSHSESEERENVTMDSPLSDQPSTPVRQESAGLDPLSSLPTVSTPVRTLRNRAAKSPRCHTDGHTESEERENVEMDSQLSDKPSTPRRIKRGRWMNVPGTKEDWSDEDSLFSSADSKGIRNGDSQGKRKRWSQQETEWIREGVRRYGAGRWEKIKSSFPFQGRSAVNIKDRWRTMVRQRIA; from the exons ATGGCGACATCAAAATATAGTGGTCTAAAACGACTAGCAGATGAAAAGATTATTAACAGATGGAATTTGgaattttacatttacacagcacTTGATGTATTTCGAGACGGAGACTACGCTGCCTTCTGTCAAATTAGGAGTATAATTGACA GTTTGACAGTCAGACCAATCGACGGCAATGGCGACCTTATTGTCAAGTTGCTGTTCACGCAGTTTCTCTCTCGGATAAACGATGGAGACAAACTTG ATCGCACATTTCAGAACACGTTACTTCCCCTTGAATCAGCTCTGTTGGTGCTGGACCGTATCGGCGAGGAAGTTGATGTTCAGCAGCAGGACATTGAGAGAGTGCGCAACTCCATCAaagagatg CTTGTTATTTTGTGCATCAGAAGCAAAGAGTTCAACAAAGCCAGTGACATGCTActtaaacatttcaataaagGACTGGATTGTGGCAGAGAG GTGACATTTTTCACCAGTCTCATACAGAGGAAATGCAGCTCCCACCCTAGGCTTGACAAGATTTCCTATGAGGATTTCAAACAGGACATGCTGGACTTTATTGAAAGACTGCACACCATACCGGAACCTTTCTTGATTAAG AATGTCCGAAAATTCAGAGATGTGCGGGCTGAGAATTTACAGACTTCAACAAAAGATGGTGCCTCACAAGAGCTACAGAACAACCAAAGATCTACACCTATGCCCAG GTCTTCCACAGACTCGGAACAGCTGTCAGTCTCCATGCTGAGAAAGGTTTACATGGTCTTAGCAGAAAAGCAAGGAGTTGCTATCCCCTTTTCCCAGCTCTTGGATGAGGTGgagaaggaggcagaggaggagagtggtAATCCTTACTCTCAGGAACTAGTTCTCCAGCTTTCAGAGTCTCCTCTAGAGGAACTTGAAGTTGCTGAGAACCATTTGGAAGAGGAGCCTCATGAGCAGCAGAACACGGCTCAGCACCTGCTCAGACCAAGCACTTCTGATCAGTGCACAGACACTTCTGCCCTCAACACTGACCTGGACAGCAGCATGGAAACAGCCGTAGAGCACATCTCTGAAAGCCCAAAGAGTACACCCGCAGAGTCACTCTCAGCTGACCCATTACAGGACAAGAGCACTGATCCAGATCCTCATCAGGCCAGTATGCAACATGACGCAGGCAGCCGCTCAGACATTTCAGTACAGAGCCAGTCCATTGACCCAGACATGCAGGCTGAATcggtctgtgctgtggaggtctGTCCTGAGGATGTTGCTTGTCTgaagtctgtgtctgtcacagtcCCCAGGCTGGTGATGGAGGATGATAGTCATACTAGTGAGTCAGAGTTTGTCAGTCCCCACCAGCCATCCACACCAGTCAGACAAGAGTCTGTAGGACTGGACCCATTGAGCTCCTTGCCCACCGTCTCTCCTCCTGTCAGAACCCTCCGCAACCGTGCTGCCAAGTCACCAAG GCgccagacagacagtcacagtgagagtgaagagagagagaacgtaaCGATGGACTCCCCACTTTCAGACCAGCCATCCACACCAGTCAGACAAGAGTCCGCAGGACTGGACCCATTGAGCTCCTTGCCCACCGTTTCTACTCCTGTCAGAACTCTCCGCAACCGTGCTGCCAAGTCACCAAG GTGCCACACAGACggtcacacagagagtgaagagagagagaacgtagAGATGGACTCCCAACTTTCAGATAAGCCATCCACACCTCGCCGCATCAAACG AGGCAGATGGATGAATGTGCCTGGGACTAAGGAGGACTGGAGTGATGAAGATTCTCTGTTCAGCTCAGCAGATTCAAAgg gTATTAGAAATGGTGACAGTCAAGGCAAGAGGAAG AGGTGGTCTCAACAGGAGACCGAGTGGATACGAGAGGGAGTGAGACGCTATGGAGCGGGGAGATGGGAGAAGATAAAGAGTTCTTTCCCTTTCCAAGGACGCTCGGCAGTGAATATCAAAGACCGATGGCGCACCATGGTCCGTCAGAGGATAGCATGA
- the LOC115809127 gene encoding ras-related protein Rab-19 codes for MQSVGSEQDDLFDFLFKIILIGDSNVGKTCVVQSFKTGVFSERQQNTIGVDFTVRTLSIEGKKVKMQVWDTAGQERFRTITQSYYRSAHGAMIAYDITRRATFESVPHWIHEVKNFGAANVLVALIGNKSDLESEREVPFQEACSLAEERGLLAALETSAKEAQNIETAFMMMAKELLARNGMAVTQEDAYTDSPRILLRANSRPINGPTYTPEKKSCDC; via the exons ATGCAGTCAGTGGGCTCAGAGCAGGATGACTTGTTCGACTTCCTCTTCAAGATTATTCTAATTGGTGACTCAAATGTGGGCAAGACCTGCGTGGTTCAAAGCTTCAAGACAGGGGTCTTCTCAGAGCGCCAACAAAATACAATTGGAGTGGACTTCACTGTTCGGACACTGTCTATTGAAGGCAAGAAAGTAAAA ATGCAGGTTTGGGACACAGCTGGGCAGGAGCGATTCCGAACCATCACTCAGAGCTATTACCGGAGTGCTCATGGAGCCATGATAGCTTATGACATCACCCGCAGGGCCACTTTTGAATCGGTGCCACACTGGATCCATGAAGTCAAAAACTTCGGAGCTGCAAATGTCCTTGTTGCTCTGATAG GTAACAAATCTGACCTGGAATCTGAGAGGGAGGTGCCCTTCCAGGAGGCCTGCTCCCTGGCTGAGGAGAGGGGCTTGCTGGCTGCGCTGGAGACGTCGGCCAAGGAAGCTCAGAATATAGAGACAGCTTTCATGATGATGGCTAAAGAGCTGCTAGCCCGCAACGGCATGGCAGTGACACAAGAAGATGCTTACACTGACTCTCCACGCATCCTGCTACGAGCCAACTCTCGTCCAATCAATGGCCCCACCTACACACCGGAGAAGAAGTCATGTGACTGCTGA